The Aythya fuligula isolate bAytFul2 chromosome 7, bAytFul2.pri, whole genome shotgun sequence genome has a window encoding:
- the CHCHD1 gene encoding coiled-coil-helix-coiled-coil-helix domain-containing protein 1 → MAAPAYPAWVGRWVSGQWRQRKRPPLVRPTRPLVLADKVANRRETAGDATCITEMSVMMACWKQNDFNDTACAKEIQMFYDCVARAEKERRENEDEETLSPQRNLTSSKVNKLLRRFPNITRYA, encoded by the exons atggcggcgcccgCGTACCCGGCCTGGGTGGGCCGCTGGGTCAGCGGGCAGTGGCGGCAGAGGAAGCGGCCCCCACTCGTCCGCCCCACCCGGCCGCTGGTGCTGGCCGACAAGGTGGCGAACCGCAGGGAGACGGCGGGTG aCGCAACTTGCATTACAGAGATGTCAGTAATGATGGCCTGCTGGAAGCAGAATGACTTCAATGATACAGCTTGCGCCAAGGAGATCCAGATGTTCTATGACTGCGTGGCAAGGGCAGAA aaGGAGCGCAGGGAGAACGAGGATGAGGAGACACTGTCACCCCAGAGAAACTTAACTTCAAGCAAAGTGAACAAACTCCTGAGGAGGTTTCCTAATATCACACGTTATGCATAA